The genomic DNA GCAGGGAGCCATGGGTTTGCCGAGATAAGTGACCTCTGCCACTTGATGGAAAGGCTTATCGCCCTTGCTCGGGGAAGGATCGAAGCACTGGATGAGGGGGTTCGCTCTCTCATCCTCGATGGGGTGAATGTCCTCTCTCGGATGTTCGAGGGGGCTTCTAAAGGCAAGGTGGTGGAGGAGGGCGACCTTCCCCAGCGGATCTCCGCCAAGATAAAGAAGCTAAAGAAGATCAAGCCCAATACCTCCTCCCTTTCTCAAATAGATGAGCGGATCATTTCTCCCCTTACTGAAGGAGAGAGGATAAGGCTTTCCACTGAGCTTTCTCGGGGCAGGCTCCTTTTCCGGGCGCGATATGAGTTCCCTCAAAAGAGATTGCGGAGTTTCCTTACCTTGGTCGAGGAGAGGGTGGTTTCTCCCCTCGTTAAGATAGCTCTGGTGCCAAGTGCGCTGACCGGGGGGAGGATGGCGGTGGAGCTCTTCCTCTCCGCCCCTTCCGAGTATTCAGTAGAAAAGCTGGCAAAGGAGCTTTCCCTTGGGGGAAAGGCCCCTTCTGAACTCCTTCCCCTGATCCCTGGAAAAAGGGAGCCCATATTTCGAGGAGCCCCAAGGACAATACGAGTGGAGATCGCCCGACTTGACGAGCTTCTCAATCGGCTGGGCGAGCTGATGGTGGAGAAGGAGAAGCTTCGCGACCGATTCTCCGCCCTCATCAAGAAGGTTGGCTTTACCCAAGAGGTGAGGGAGATGGAGCAAGTTCTCCTCCGACTTGAGCGGAGGGTCTCCTCCCTCTTCGACCAGATGGTGACCGCGAGGATGATACCCATCTCGCAGATATTTGCCAAGTTGAAACGGCAGGCAGGAGCGATCGCCTCCCAGCTCAATAAGAGGGTGGAGGTGGCTATTAAAGGAGGAGAGACCGAGGTGGACGGGGTGCTCATCGAGCGCCTCTCTGATCCTTTAATCCACCTCATAAGGAACGCCATCGATCATGGGATCGAGGAGGGAGAGGAGAGGAGGAAGCGGGGCAAGCCGGAGAGGGGGAGGATTACCCTATCCGCGGAGCCCAAGGGGGGAAAGATCATCATCGAGGTGGCAGATGATGGGAGGGGGATCGATC from Acidobacteriota bacterium includes the following:
- a CDS encoding Hpt domain-containing protein, which translates into the protein MGEEKRGDRSFFLEGEEILDRLLSLLSQWEKGVSPSLLSKIIEELFRELHTLKGTAGSHGFAEISDLCHLMERLIALARGRIEALDEGVRSLILDGVNVLSRMFEGASKGKVVEEGDLPQRISAKIKKLKKIKPNTSSLSQIDERIISPLTEGERIRLSTELSRGRLLFRARYEFPQKRLRSFLTLVEERVVSPLVKIALVPSALTGGRMAVELFLSAPSEYSVEKLAKELSLGGKAPSELLPLIPGKREPIFRGAPRTIRVEIARLDELLNRLGELMVEKEKLRDRFSALIKKVGFTQEVREMEQVLLRLERRVSSLFDQMVTARMIPISQIFAKLKRQAGAIASQLNKRVEVAIKGGETEVDGVLIERLSDPLIHLIRNAIDHGIEEGEERRKRGKPERGRITLSAEPKGGKIIIEVADDGRGID